ACTGGAGCTGGCGTTGAAACAGCTGGGTATCCCGTTTGTTCGTGCGAAAGTGGGTGACCGCTACGTGCTGGAAAAACTGCAGGAGAAAGGCTGGCGTATTGGCGCAGAAAACTCCGGTCACGTGATCCTGCTGGACAAAACCACCACCGGTGACGGCATCGTCGCGGCACTGCAGGTGGTAGCCGCCATGGCCCGCAATCATATGACCCTGCAGGATCTCTGCAGCGGTATGAAAATGTTCCCGCAGATCCTTGTCAACGTGCGCTTCACCGCAGGAAAAGGCGATCCGCTGGAAAATGAAAATGTAAAAGCCGTCATGACTGAGGTTGAAGCCGCGCTCGGCAGCCGTGGTCGTGTTCTGCTGCGTAAGTCGGGTACTGAACCGCTGATCCGCGTGATGGTGGAAGGTGAAGACGAAACGCAGGTGACGGAATTTGCGCACCGTATTGCGGATGCCGTAAAAGCTGCATAACTTTTCACAGTAAGTGTTTAAAAAGGCGGCGCTTGCCGCCTTAGTTTTAAGCATTTAATGGCTTTTTGCTGTTTTTTTCTGCAGTTGATACAATGCGTCAAAATTGCCCTTGCGAAGGTCATTCGCTTTGGTTAGTATTCACACCCGCTTCAGTGGGAAACAAAAATCCTGCTAATTGGTCGAAGCATTGGTATGCGGCAAATCCGCAAGGAACAGGTTGATTATGTACGAAGCTCTTTTAGTTGTTTTCCTTATTGTAGCCATCGCTCTCGTAGCGCTGATTATGCTGCAGCAAGGTAAAGGCGCTGATATGGGAGCCTCCTTCGGAGCAGGCGCTTCCGGTACGCTGTTCGGTTCAAGTGGTTCTGCGAACTTCATGACCCGTACTACAGCGATTCTGGCTACGCTGTTCTTCATCATCAGCCTGGTGCTGGGCAATATCAACAGCAACAAGACCAGCAAAGGAAGCGAGTGGGAAAACCTGAGCGCGCCAGCGAAAACTGAGCAGACTCAGCCAGCTGCACCGGCTAAGCCAACCAGCGATATCCCGCAGTAAGTATTCCGTACCGAGGTGGTGGAATTGGTAGACACGCTACCTTGAGGTGGTAGTGCCCTAACGGGCTTGTGGGTTCGAGTCCCATCCTCGGTACCAATATTCCAGAAGAAAGACGTCGAAAGACGTCTTTTTTTTCGTCTGAAGTACGATCGAAAAAAAACCAAAAAAAGGCGTCCATCGGACGCCTTTTGCATTTCATCTCAGCGATTACTTCTTATCGCTGTGCTCCAGGTTTTCAACCTGCGGCAGGCCGTTACCGGAACTGGCTGACAGCAGGCCATTCTCAACGTAGTTGAACAGCTTCTCACGGGTATCGGTGATATCCAGATTACGCATGGTCAGCTGACCAATACGGTCATCAGGTGAGAACACGGATTCGCCTTTCTCCATGGTCAGACGCTCTGCTTTGTAGGTCAGGTTGTCGGACACGGTATTCAGGATGGAGTAGTCGTTACCGCGACGCAGTTCCAGAGTCACTTCGCCAGTAATAGCGCTTGCCACCCAACGTTGCAGAGCATCACGCAGCATCAGTGCCTGCGGATCGAACCAGCGGCCCTGATACAGCAGTTTACCCAACTGACGGCCATGAGAGTGATATTGCTCAATGGTATCTTCGTTGTGAATGCCGGTCAGCAGACGTTCATACGCAATGTGCAGCAGCGCCATCCCCGGGGCTTCATAGATGCCACGGCTCTTCGCTTCAATGATACGGTTTTCAATCTGATCGCTCATACCCAGACCGTGACGGCCGCCGATGCGGTTCGCTTCCAGCATCAGTTCCACATCATCAGAGAAGGTCTTGCCATTGAGGGCAGCCGGATGGCCACGCTCGAAACGCACGGTCACTTCCTCTGCCGGGATTTGGACGTTTTCATCCCAGAACTTCACACCCATGATGGGGTTAACGATTTTCACGCTGGAATTCAGGAACTCCAGATCTTTTGCTTCGTGCGTCGCGCCCAGCATGTTGGAATCAGTGGAGTAGGCTTTTTCGACGGACATCTTATAGTCGAAGCCGCAGG
This region of Enterobacter cloacae complex sp. R_G8 genomic DNA includes:
- the secG gene encoding preprotein translocase subunit SecG, whose product is MYEALLVVFLIVAIALVALIMLQQGKGADMGASFGAGASGTLFGSSGSANFMTRTTAILATLFFIISLVLGNINSNKTSKGSEWENLSAPAKTEQTQPAAPAKPTSDIPQ
- the argG gene encoding argininosuccinate synthase, translating into MTTILKHLPVGQRIGIAFSGGLDTSAALLWMRQKGAVPYAYTANLGQPDEDDYDAIPRRAKEYGAENARLIDCRKQLVAEGIAAIQCGAFHNTTGGLTYFNTTPLGRAVTGTMLVAAMKEDGVNIWGDGSTYKGNDIERFYRYGLLTNAELQIYKPWLDTDFIDELGGRHEMSEFMIACGFDYKMSVEKAYSTDSNMLGATHEAKDLEFLNSSVKIVNPIMGVKFWDENVQIPAEEVTVRFERGHPAALNGKTFSDDVELMLEANRIGGRHGLGMSDQIENRIIEAKSRGIYEAPGMALLHIAYERLLTGIHNEDTIEQYHSHGRQLGKLLYQGRWFDPQALMLRDALQRWVASAITGEVTLELRRGNDYSILNTVSDNLTYKAERLTMEKGESVFSPDDRIGQLTMRNLDITDTREKLFNYVENGLLSASSGNGLPQVENLEHSDKK